A genomic window from Streptomyces sp. WMMC940 includes:
- a CDS encoding S9 family peptidase, producing MTRPSAAETRRRPVEVPADGATAVGERPAPRFRTYRAELPDVCPTDPTRMTFTADAEGRCQVFTWDATTGVAEQVTDRPGGTLHCAIDHDARVWWFDEDADGRGHWRFRPFEGGEDRPGLEGVPDGAPRGLALTSRGTVAVATAADDGTTVRIGRRGGRARTVTRIEGHAVLAGISPDGRHLAVSGPAGSDRAVTVLSPDGAVLAVLRGGGHGGELWALGFRPAGGADPGPADQHRVRGEDGTELLLVRQHRDRYVLAVWRPGSGLRTWEWCAFDTEITASWYPDGGSVLVRQERHGRSLLHRADPRRRSVTAVPTPPGTLLAAAVRPGGDLHCLWTSASRPPRMLSTAGTRLPPLGTVDGSVPGDHREVWTPGPDGPVHSLLALPDDALPAPAVFLVHGGPADHDRDAYDGVVHSLVASGFAVVRVNYRGSTGYGARWRRAYPAGVGLTQVQDLAAVRADLVRRGLVRADATALWGSSWGGYLALLAAGVDPGLWRAVVAVKPVADCAAAHRTATPALRALDERLFGGTPETMPAEYARSSPVSYVSRVRAPLLVVAAERDDKCPPGQVRDYLRALARAGVRHEAMWLDTGHDGYDGRDHVAVLRRGIGFLDHELRRAGHPGSRAPAPGAGHT from the coding sequence GTGACCCGCCCCTCCGCCGCCGAGACCCGGCGCCGCCCCGTCGAGGTGCCCGCCGATGGGGCGACCGCCGTCGGCGAACGCCCCGCGCCCCGTTTCCGGACCTACCGCGCCGAACTGCCGGACGTCTGCCCCACCGACCCCACGCGGATGACCTTCACCGCCGACGCAGAAGGGCGCTGCCAGGTCTTCACCTGGGACGCGACGACGGGTGTGGCGGAGCAGGTGACGGACCGTCCGGGCGGCACACTGCACTGCGCCATCGACCACGACGCCCGGGTGTGGTGGTTCGACGAGGACGCCGACGGCCGCGGCCACTGGCGCTTCCGGCCCTTCGAGGGCGGCGAGGACCGGCCCGGTCTGGAGGGCGTACCGGACGGCGCCCCACGAGGGCTCGCCCTCACCTCCCGCGGCACGGTCGCCGTCGCCACGGCCGCGGACGACGGCACCACCGTCCGCATCGGCCGGCGCGGGGGCAGGGCCCGAACCGTGACGCGGATCGAGGGTCATGCCGTGCTCGCGGGGATCTCACCGGACGGGCGGCACCTCGCCGTCAGCGGCCCGGCAGGCTCCGATCGCGCGGTGACGGTGCTGTCCCCGGACGGCGCGGTACTGGCGGTGCTGCGCGGTGGCGGGCACGGCGGGGAACTGTGGGCGCTCGGCTTCCGGCCGGCGGGCGGCGCCGATCCCGGCCCTGCGGACCAACACCGCGTCCGCGGCGAAGACGGCACCGAGCTGCTGCTCGTACGGCAGCACCGCGACCGCTACGTCCTCGCGGTCTGGCGCCCCGGCTCCGGACTGCGCACCTGGGAGTGGTGCGCTTTCGACACGGAGATCACCGCCTCCTGGTACCCCGACGGCGGCAGCGTGCTGGTCCGGCAGGAACGCCACGGCCGCAGCCTGCTCCACCGCGCCGACCCCCGACGGCGTTCGGTCACCGCCGTGCCGACGCCGCCCGGCACCCTGCTCGCCGCGGCCGTGCGGCCCGGCGGGGACCTGCACTGCCTGTGGACGTCGGCCTCGCGGCCGCCCCGCATGCTGTCGACCGCGGGCACCCGGCTGCCGCCGCTCGGGACGGTCGACGGCTCCGTACCCGGCGACCACCGCGAGGTCTGGACGCCGGGCCCGGACGGCCCGGTGCACAGCCTGCTCGCGCTGCCGGACGACGCGCTCCCCGCCCCGGCGGTGTTCCTGGTGCACGGCGGTCCGGCGGACCACGACCGCGACGCCTACGACGGGGTCGTGCACTCCCTGGTGGCCTCCGGCTTCGCGGTCGTGCGCGTCAACTACCGGGGCTCCACGGGCTACGGGGCGCGCTGGCGGCGCGCGTACCCGGCGGGCGTGGGCCTGACCCAGGTGCAGGACCTCGCCGCCGTACGGGCCGACCTGGTCCGCCGCGGTCTGGTGCGGGCCGACGCGACCGCCCTGTGGGGCAGTTCGTGGGGCGGCTACCTGGCGCTCCTCGCTGCCGGGGTCGACCCGGGCCTGTGGCGCGCCGTCGTCGCGGTGAAGCCGGTCGCCGACTGCGCGGCCGCCCACCGCACCGCCACTCCCGCGCTGCGTGCCCTCGACGAGCGGCTGTTCGGCGGCACGCCCGAGACGATGCCCGCGGAGTACGCCCGCAGCTCCCCCGTGAGCTACGTGTCCCGCGTACGCGCCCCGCTGCTGGTCGTCGCGGCCGAGCGCGACGACAAGTGCCCGCCGGGGCAGGTGCGCGACTATCTGCGGGCCCTCGCCCGTGCGGGCGTGCGGCACGAGGCCATGTGGCTGGACACGGGGCACGACGGCTACGACGGCCGTGACCACGTCGCCGTGCTGCGCCGCGGCATCGGGTTCCTGGACCACGAACTGCGCCGCGCCGGGCACCCGGGCTCGCGCGCCCCGGCCCCGGGGGCCGGGCACACCTAG
- a CDS encoding RiPP maturation radical SAM C-methyltransferase has translation MRVLLVNMPWSPIDLPSLALGILKRSIDERVPGATAEVLHANLDFTDWITARQEFAADDYEYYSLSSYFMGCGDWVFSSALYDDPSWREEEFGSVMKGKLRASRMRMTRELHREVPAFVEEIARRIVEHSPDVVGFTSTFQQNTAALAAARHVKRLAPHIVTVMGGANCDAEQGAAVHRNFPFVDHVVRGEGETAFPELVRALAEGRTDLGGIPGLCHRAADGGSVVNPMATAPLPPAHILPPDYSGYFECLAASVARNWVEPKLVVEGARGCWWGEKHHCTFCGLNGSFMQFRSKSPEVFYEEIMELARRHRVLDMYVVDNILDMGYLTTVLPRIIDSGYDLRLHIEIKANMRRPQLRTLSDAGLIYVQPGIESLNNRVLDLMDKGVSGCQNVRMLRDGAETGLSVSWNYLHGFPGETAEDYEPVIAQIPALEHLDPPVDLSARIAIERFSPYFNRPELGFTGLRPEAHYRFTYDLPEEELYDLAYVFEAPARGIGEPTVSALNDALAGWRKHHTDARLTYTDLGDRIVLVSRRRAFPWRAWELADPFEVALFRLLDQPHAPAALARKAAARVPGDPRGQEEVERILDEWVARGIVFTDGGQYVHIAPAAVNEDLLRLDFMRHLHTADAAAPKPAGGGEADGEAWSGGGDRGRANAPHDTVQPPVSV, from the coding sequence GTGCGCGTACTGCTGGTCAACATGCCCTGGTCCCCCATCGACCTGCCCTCACTCGCCCTCGGCATCCTCAAGCGCAGCATCGACGAGCGGGTCCCGGGGGCCACGGCCGAGGTCCTGCACGCCAACCTGGACTTCACCGACTGGATCACCGCCCGCCAGGAGTTCGCCGCCGACGACTACGAGTACTACTCCCTGTCCTCCTACTTCATGGGATGCGGCGACTGGGTCTTCTCCTCGGCGCTGTACGACGACCCTTCGTGGCGGGAGGAGGAGTTCGGGTCGGTGATGAAGGGCAAGCTGCGCGCGTCGCGGATGCGGATGACGCGGGAGCTGCACCGTGAAGTGCCCGCGTTCGTGGAGGAGATCGCCCGGCGCATCGTCGAGCACTCCCCCGACGTCGTCGGCTTCACCTCCACCTTCCAGCAGAACACCGCAGCTCTCGCCGCCGCCCGCCACGTCAAGCGGCTCGCACCGCACATCGTCACCGTCATGGGCGGGGCCAACTGCGATGCCGAGCAGGGCGCCGCGGTCCACCGGAACTTCCCGTTCGTGGACCATGTCGTACGCGGCGAGGGCGAGACCGCGTTCCCGGAACTGGTGAGGGCGCTGGCCGAGGGGCGGACCGATCTCGGCGGCATCCCGGGCCTGTGCCACCGGGCGGCGGACGGCGGCAGCGTGGTCAACCCGATGGCCACCGCACCCCTGCCGCCGGCCCACATCCTCCCGCCCGACTACAGCGGCTACTTCGAGTGCCTGGCCGCCTCCGTGGCGCGCAACTGGGTGGAGCCGAAGCTGGTCGTCGAAGGCGCCCGCGGCTGCTGGTGGGGCGAGAAGCACCACTGCACGTTCTGCGGCCTCAACGGTTCCTTCATGCAGTTCCGCAGCAAGAGCCCGGAGGTCTTCTACGAGGAGATCATGGAACTGGCCCGGCGCCACCGGGTCCTGGACATGTACGTCGTCGACAACATCCTCGACATGGGCTATCTGACCACCGTGCTGCCGCGGATCATCGACAGCGGCTACGACCTGCGGCTGCACATCGAGATCAAGGCGAACATGCGGCGGCCCCAGTTGCGCACCCTGTCCGACGCGGGGCTGATCTACGTCCAGCCCGGCATCGAGAGCCTCAACAACCGGGTGCTCGACCTGATGGACAAGGGCGTCAGCGGGTGCCAGAACGTGCGCATGCTCCGCGACGGGGCGGAGACGGGCCTGTCGGTGTCCTGGAACTACCTGCACGGCTTCCCCGGTGAGACCGCGGAGGACTACGAGCCGGTCATCGCGCAGATTCCCGCCCTGGAGCACCTCGACCCGCCGGTCGACCTGTCCGCCCGCATCGCGATCGAGCGGTTCAGCCCGTACTTCAACCGCCCCGAACTCGGCTTCACGGGGCTGCGTCCCGAGGCGCACTACCGGTTCACCTACGACCTCCCCGAGGAGGAGCTGTACGACCTCGCCTACGTCTTCGAGGCCCCGGCGCGCGGCATCGGCGAACCGACCGTCTCCGCCCTCAACGACGCACTGGCCGGCTGGAGGAAGCACCACACCGACGCCCGGCTGACGTACACCGACCTCGGTGACCGGATCGTGCTCGTCAGCCGGCGCCGTGCCTTCCCTTGGCGCGCGTGGGAGCTGGCCGATCCGTTCGAGGTCGCGCTGTTCCGGCTGCTGGACCAGCCGCACGCACCGGCCGCGCTCGCCCGCAAGGCGGCGGCCCGTGTCCCGGGCGACCCGCGCGGCCAGGAGGAGGTGGAGCGGATCCTGGACGAGTGGGTCGCCCGGGGCATCGTCTTCACCGACGGCGGCCAGTACGTGCACATCGCCCCGGCCGCGGTGAACGAGGACCTGCTGCGGCTGGACTTCATGCGGCATCTGCACACCGCGGATGCCGCCGCACCGAAGCCGGCCGGCGGGGGTGAGGCCGACGGGGAGGCGTGGTCGGGCGGCGGTGACCGCGGCCGGGCAAACGCGCCCCACGACACCGTCCAGCCGCCCGTCTCGGTGTGA
- a CDS encoding DUF5825 family protein — protein MTSAVHPPSTTADDVPLTVTAWRDYDPDACALPGMALGSHRLSGPMDEETDRLWGLGARRVVVPRTVDLTPAANAAPATARRTVRSLCLVRDLTARAVLVEWRLRVGAGDEETWKLLSHLQPPQRLEGPDRAEEQLLAWRSSHYLCKCLWRQGPGFLQIRDRRWGDLRRFTCDEPHYHDAIARLDHGAPAADVPPDALADFTDEHLVLRVGELAWWLPYRVKRWIQEAMAI, from the coding sequence ATGACCAGCGCAGTCCATCCCCCGAGCACCACCGCCGACGACGTCCCGCTGACGGTGACCGCCTGGCGCGACTACGACCCGGACGCCTGTGCCCTGCCCGGTATGGCGCTCGGCAGCCACCGGCTCTCCGGCCCGATGGACGAGGAGACCGACCGGCTGTGGGGTCTCGGGGCCCGGCGGGTCGTGGTGCCCCGCACCGTGGACCTGACCCCCGCGGCCAACGCCGCCCCCGCCACCGCACGCCGCACGGTGCGGTCGCTCTGCCTGGTCCGGGACCTCACCGCGCGCGCCGTGCTCGTCGAATGGCGGCTGCGGGTCGGGGCCGGCGACGAGGAGACGTGGAAGCTTCTCAGCCATCTCCAGCCACCGCAGCGGCTGGAGGGTCCGGACCGGGCGGAGGAACAGCTGCTCGCCTGGCGGAGCAGCCACTACCTGTGCAAGTGCCTGTGGCGGCAGGGCCCCGGTTTCCTCCAGATCCGCGACCGTCGCTGGGGCGATCTGCGCCGCTTCACCTGCGACGAGCCGCACTACCACGACGCCATCGCCCGGCTGGACCACGGCGCCCCGGCGGCCGACGTGCCGCCGGACGCGCTGGCAGACTTCACCGACGAGCATCTCGTCCTGCGCGTCGGCGAGTTGGCCTGGTGGCTGCCGTACCGGGTGAAGCGCTGGATCCAGGAGGCCATGGCCATCTGA
- a CDS encoding PaaX family transcriptional regulator C-terminal domain-containing protein, with protein MNTGAPARADGSAERPEIPTRLVVQAMVREDGTVDAADLYTVAGLLGMSDQQIRLCVKRLVTEGRFTQEGRGRRATLHAVADVTGALAPDAAHVRHAYRQDAGLAPWDGAWHLFAFAIPESQRTARDTLREHLLHLGAAPVQSGLYIAANPVTELVEAQARHLGVIGTLTRLTTTDPRIGDIADPRDLAAELWPLGEIARGHEDLAAFAQARLARLTERPEPSDAERLTMAVELAAQFTAAMMPDPLLPPELLPQPWPGNRARRLAADCWEHLRDAPPAGGTPNLRLFALYADALLPGAP; from the coding sequence ATGAACACCGGTGCCCCGGCCCGGGCCGACGGATCGGCCGAGCGGCCGGAGATCCCCACCCGGCTGGTGGTGCAGGCCATGGTCCGCGAGGACGGCACCGTCGACGCCGCCGATCTGTACACCGTCGCCGGCCTGCTCGGCATGAGCGACCAGCAGATCAGGCTCTGCGTCAAACGCCTCGTCACCGAGGGCCGGTTCACTCAGGAAGGCCGGGGCCGCAGAGCCACGCTGCACGCCGTGGCCGATGTGACCGGAGCCCTCGCGCCCGACGCCGCCCACGTCCGTCACGCGTACCGGCAGGACGCCGGACTCGCCCCCTGGGACGGCGCCTGGCACCTGTTCGCCTTCGCCATCCCCGAATCCCAGCGGACCGCCCGCGACACGCTGCGCGAGCACCTCCTCCACCTCGGCGCCGCACCCGTCCAGAGCGGCCTGTACATCGCCGCCAACCCCGTGACCGAACTCGTCGAAGCCCAGGCCAGGCACCTCGGCGTCATCGGAACCCTCACCAGGCTGACCACCACCGACCCCAGGATCGGTGACATCGCCGACCCCCGCGACCTCGCCGCAGAGCTGTGGCCGCTCGGCGAGATCGCTCGGGGGCACGAGGACCTCGCCGCCTTCGCCCAGGCGCGCCTGGCCCGTCTCACAGAGCGGCCGGAGCCGTCGGACGCCGAGCGTCTCACCATGGCCGTCGAACTCGCCGCCCAGTTCACCGCCGCGATGATGCCCGACCCTCTCCTGCCGCCGGAGCTCCTGCCCCAGCCCTGGCCGGGCAACCGCGCCCGACGCCTGGCGGCCGACTGCTGGGAACACCTGCGCGACGCCCCACCGGCCGGTGGAACCCCCAACCTCCGCCTGTTCGCCCTCTATGCCGACGCGCTGCTCCCGGGAGCGCCGTGA
- a CDS encoding GNAT family N-acetyltransferase — translation METTAGETHRNHDPMVRRGVPEASEGQVAALYWEAFGRKLAPALGPSETGRAFIAAHLNHDRGVVALSGGRVVGVAGYRLSGRALTGGGVREFLSAYGLFRGLPRLAVLALLERNPAAGELVMDGIAVDAAHRGKGIGSLLLREVAAVAAEHGCHRVRLDVIDANPRARALYERHGFTAHRTERTPYLRKLMGFGAVTTMHRSVTTPGAESERNAR, via the coding sequence GTGGAGACGACGGCAGGCGAAACCCACCGGAACCACGACCCGATGGTGCGCAGGGGCGTACCCGAAGCCAGCGAGGGGCAGGTGGCGGCTCTGTACTGGGAGGCGTTCGGCCGCAAGCTGGCCCCGGCTCTCGGCCCGTCCGAGACCGGGCGGGCGTTCATCGCGGCCCACCTCAACCACGACCGGGGCGTCGTCGCGCTCTCCGGTGGCCGGGTGGTCGGTGTGGCCGGCTACCGGCTGAGCGGCCGTGCCCTGACCGGCGGCGGTGTGCGGGAGTTCCTCTCCGCCTACGGCCTGTTCCGCGGCCTGCCCAGACTGGCGGTGCTCGCCCTGCTCGAACGCAACCCCGCCGCAGGCGAACTGGTCATGGACGGCATCGCCGTCGATGCGGCACACCGCGGCAAGGGCATCGGCAGCCTCCTCCTGCGGGAGGTCGCAGCCGTGGCCGCCGAGCACGGCTGCCACCGCGTCCGTCTGGACGTCATCGACGCCAACCCCCGCGCCAGGGCACTGTACGAGCGGCACGGCTTCACCGCCCACCGCACCGAGCGGACCCCCTACCTGCGCAAGCTCATGGGCTTCGGCGCGGTCACCACCATGCACCGCTCGGTCACCACACCTGGCGCGGAGAGCGAACGGAACGCACGATGA
- a CDS encoding alpha/beta hydrolase family protein: MWTLTGALSAVATLGGVVVWQNTYELREEKVSLRHDGKLLDGVLARPQRGEGPFGLVVFVHGDGPVDATQETFYRPLWESFARAGYASLSFSKPGVGGSEGDWLDQSMTDRADEALAAVAWARKRPDIDGRRIGLWGASQAGWVLPEAAAREPGLQFVIAVSPAVNWLRQGRYNLLAELERDGATAQEKEAALRRRETTLDLLKSGASFAEYRTAVGDVGDMTPGRWAFIARNHRSDATADLRAMRGTPLLLVLAGHDVHVDVADTEAVYREVLPAESLTVARYPDAAHSLVDHDLERSDWRLTATAVFAPRRLYTDRFLADQARFVRQLDTGREAP, encoded by the coding sequence GTGTGGACGCTGACGGGGGCTCTGTCGGCGGTCGCCACGCTCGGCGGAGTCGTGGTGTGGCAGAACACCTACGAGCTGCGCGAGGAGAAGGTGTCGCTGCGGCACGACGGCAAGCTGCTCGACGGGGTGCTGGCCCGGCCCCAGCGGGGTGAGGGGCCGTTCGGCCTGGTGGTCTTCGTCCACGGCGACGGCCCAGTCGACGCGACGCAGGAGACGTTCTACCGGCCGCTGTGGGAGTCCTTCGCCCGCGCCGGATACGCCTCGCTGTCGTTCAGCAAGCCCGGGGTCGGGGGATCGGAGGGCGATTGGCTGGACCAGAGCATGACCGACCGGGCCGACGAGGCACTGGCCGCGGTGGCGTGGGCCCGGAAGCGCCCCGACATCGACGGCCGCCGTATCGGCCTGTGGGGGGCGAGCCAGGCCGGCTGGGTCCTGCCCGAGGCAGCCGCCCGGGAACCGGGGCTACAGTTCGTCATCGCCGTCTCCCCCGCGGTCAATTGGTTGCGGCAGGGCCGATACAACCTCCTCGCAGAACTGGAGAGGGACGGCGCGACCGCCCAGGAGAAGGAGGCGGCACTGCGCAGGCGTGAGACCACGCTGGACCTGCTGAAGAGCGGGGCGTCGTTCGCCGAGTACCGGACCGCGGTCGGTGACGTCGGAGACATGACGCCGGGGCGGTGGGCGTTCATCGCCAGGAACCACCGGTCCGACGCGACCGCCGACCTCCGGGCGATGCGCGGCACGCCGCTGCTGCTGGTGCTGGCCGGCCACGACGTCCACGTGGACGTCGCCGACACCGAAGCCGTCTACCGCGAGGTCCTGCCGGCCGAGTCCTTGACGGTCGCACGCTATCCCGACGCCGCCCACTCCCTGGTCGACCACGATCTGGAGCGCTCGGACTGGCGCCTGACGGCGACCGCCGTCTTCGCCCCCCGGCGGCTGTACACCGACCGCTTCCTCGCGGACCAGGCCCGGTTCGTCCGACAGCTCGACACCGGCCGGGAGGCGCCGTGA